A genomic window from Chitinophaga pollutisoli includes:
- a CDS encoding RNA-binding protein — MNIYVANLHYRLNDEDLHQIFSEFGQVTSAKIIKDHETGRSRGFGFVEMPNQEEGTLAMERLNGSEVEGKQLMVNEARPKQPSNGGGGFRNNRPGGGGGYGGGGRDRRY, encoded by the coding sequence ATGAACATCTACGTAGCCAACCTCCACTACAGGTTGAACGATGAGGACCTTCACCAAATCTTTAGCGAATTCGGGCAAGTTACCTCTGCTAAAATCATTAAGGATCACGAAACCGGTCGTTCACGTGGTTTTGGTTTTGTTGAGATGCCGAATCAAGAAGAAGGCACCTTGGCAATGGAGCGTCTGAACGGTAGTGAAGTAGAAGGCAAACAACTGATGGTCAACGAAGCTCGTCCGAAACAGCCCTCCAATGGTGGTGGCGGTTTCCGCAACAATCGTCCTGGTGGCGGTGGCGGATACGGCGGCGGCGGACGCGATCGTCGTTATTAA
- a CDS encoding DMT family transporter yields MKKAFIELHLSVFLAGFTGILGKLITLNEGLLVWYRLLITAVTMYFLFRWQGKLKKLPLRDVMRIGGVGCIVALHWIFFYGSIKYANVSIGVVCFSLTSLFTAVFDPLINRRRFDKMEMFLSMLTLAGILLIFHFDTQYRTGIILGVISSMFAALFTVLNKQLVVKYDTATITFYELGVGFLGLTLLMPAYLVAFPVENILPSLPDAIYLLILSWFCTVMMYTLSMNALKKISAFTVNLCFNLEPLYSIVLAFIIFHENKLLHSGFYGGLGLILLSVILQMLRVARQAKHAPAH; encoded by the coding sequence GTGAAGAAAGCGTTTATTGAACTCCACCTCTCCGTATTCCTCGCCGGGTTTACGGGCATCCTCGGCAAACTGATCACGCTGAATGAGGGATTGCTGGTCTGGTACCGGCTCCTCATCACCGCCGTGACGATGTATTTCCTCTTCCGCTGGCAGGGGAAGCTGAAAAAACTGCCGCTCCGCGACGTGATGCGGATCGGAGGGGTCGGCTGCATCGTGGCGCTGCACTGGATTTTCTTCTACGGCAGTATCAAATACGCCAACGTTTCCATCGGTGTCGTCTGCTTCTCGCTCACCAGTCTTTTCACCGCCGTTTTCGACCCGCTGATCAACCGCCGCCGGTTCGACAAGATGGAGATGTTTCTCAGCATGCTCACCCTGGCGGGCATCCTCCTGATTTTCCATTTCGATACGCAATACCGGACCGGCATCATCCTTGGCGTCATCTCCAGCATGTTCGCAGCGCTGTTTACCGTGCTGAACAAGCAGCTGGTGGTGAAATACGACACAGCCACCATAACGTTTTACGAACTGGGCGTGGGTTTCCTCGGACTTACGCTCCTCATGCCGGCCTACCTGGTCGCCTTTCCTGTTGAAAACATTCTCCCCAGCCTGCCCGATGCCATTTACCTGCTCATCCTTTCCTGGTTCTGTACGGTGATGATGTACACGCTGTCGATGAACGCGCTGAAGAAGATATCGGCGTTTACCGTCAACCTCTGCTTCAACCTCGAACCCTTATACAGCATCGTCCTGGCTTTCATCATTTTCCATGAAAACAAGCTGCTGCACAGCGGCTTTTACGGCGGGCTCGGGCTCATCCTCCTATCCGTAATACTACAGATGCTCCGCGTAGCACGCCAGGCGAAGCATGCACCCGCGCATTGA
- a CDS encoding prolyl oligopeptidase family serine peptidase translates to MTRSAMWLVSLSLWCTGEMAQSKKPLDHSVYDSWQNIGVKLVSPDGRWAVYTVTPQEGDATLFIRNLQTGRQTAFERGTAPTITDDNRFVAFTVKPRFQETRQARIKKTKPDEMPKDSLVIYELETGKTLVHSAKVKSFKTPEKGSGIIAYLVEPAKDTSSAKKPAAKPVAAADFADADDNGPGKGGASAAVDLVIIRTGKTLAFDTIRHVTSYTISKPGNALAAVVSPGKKDSLVTPGIIFWNTAKRESKYISKGQGQFAQFAFDDKGEQLAWTVSRDSAKAPVAVHALAVYGPGMDTARLAITRSSNGMRDTWSVSENGRLIFSRNGQRLFFGTAPIPKPKDTTIVDFEVAKVDVWHYLDDYLQPMQLKNLDRELKRSYTAVYFPAENRMVQLSDDSMETFQFGDEGNAEYGLGTSDSHSRIALQWTGKTNKNAWMVHIPSGRRMSIKQDLNGQIAISPAGKYIIWFDNMNGQYSSYDFLTGSTRIISAGIPVKLTDEEMDMPDFPQPYGTSGWMENDKYVYINDRYDIWQVDPSGKEPAVMITQGLGRANKTVLRNVKLNPDERFYAPKQTLLLESQSDVTKFGGFWTVRLLDKGAPKQVVSGPYAYIAPVKAKNASMILYQRTTYQESPDIFAGEELSTAKRISHLNPQQKEYNWGTAELFKWTTFNGQETEGILYKPEDFDPAKKYPVLIYFYEKLTDGLYGYQPPAPTPSRLNITFFVSRGYVVLAPDIRYENGRPGKSAYDYIVSGAEALAKNTWIDRSNMAIQGQSWGGYQVCYLVTATPLFKAAWAGAPVANMTSAYGGIRWESGMNRQFQYEHTQSRIGATLWEKPELYIENSPLFHLPKVTTPW, encoded by the coding sequence ATGACCCGATCTGCAATGTGGCTCGTATCCCTCAGCCTATGGTGCACCGGCGAGATGGCGCAATCCAAAAAACCGCTCGACCACAGCGTGTACGACAGCTGGCAAAACATCGGCGTGAAACTGGTCAGCCCCGACGGGCGCTGGGCCGTTTATACCGTAACGCCCCAGGAAGGCGACGCCACCCTCTTCATCCGTAATCTCCAGACCGGCCGGCAAACCGCCTTCGAACGCGGTACCGCTCCCACGATCACGGATGATAACCGGTTTGTGGCATTCACCGTGAAACCGCGCTTCCAGGAAACGAGGCAGGCCCGCATTAAAAAAACGAAGCCCGACGAGATGCCGAAAGATTCCCTCGTTATTTACGAACTGGAAACGGGTAAAACCCTCGTGCATTCAGCGAAAGTAAAATCCTTCAAAACGCCCGAAAAAGGCAGCGGCATCATCGCTTACCTCGTGGAACCCGCGAAGGATACATCTTCCGCGAAGAAACCAGCAGCAAAACCCGTCGCAGCGGCAGATTTCGCCGATGCGGACGATAACGGACCCGGGAAAGGAGGCGCTTCCGCCGCGGTAGACCTCGTAATCATCCGGACCGGCAAAACACTCGCGTTCGATACTATCCGTCACGTCACATCTTACACTATTTCCAAACCCGGCAACGCCCTCGCCGCCGTGGTGAGCCCGGGTAAAAAAGACAGTCTGGTTACACCGGGCATCATCTTCTGGAACACCGCCAAACGCGAATCGAAATATATCTCAAAAGGTCAGGGCCAATTTGCACAGTTCGCATTCGATGACAAAGGCGAACAACTCGCCTGGACGGTGAGCCGCGACAGCGCCAAAGCCCCCGTAGCCGTTCACGCCCTGGCAGTGTATGGCCCCGGTATGGACACCGCGCGCCTGGCGATCACCCGCAGCAGCAATGGCATGCGCGACACATGGAGCGTATCCGAAAACGGCAGGCTTATATTCTCCCGCAACGGCCAGCGCCTCTTCTTCGGCACTGCGCCCATTCCCAAACCGAAAGACACCACCATCGTGGATTTCGAAGTAGCGAAAGTGGACGTTTGGCATTACCTCGACGACTACCTGCAACCCATGCAGCTCAAAAACCTCGACCGCGAACTGAAACGCAGCTACACCGCCGTTTACTTCCCGGCGGAGAACCGCATGGTACAACTCAGCGACGATTCCATGGAAACGTTCCAGTTCGGCGACGAAGGCAATGCCGAATACGGCCTGGGCACCAGCGACAGCCACTCCCGCATCGCACTGCAATGGACCGGCAAAACCAACAAGAACGCCTGGATGGTGCACATCCCGAGCGGCCGCCGCATGTCCATCAAACAGGACCTGAACGGGCAGATCGCTATTTCGCCGGCGGGCAAATACATCATCTGGTTCGATAACATGAACGGGCAATATTCTTCCTACGACTTCCTTACTGGCTCCACGCGCATCATTTCCGCGGGCATCCCCGTGAAGCTGACCGACGAGGAAATGGACATGCCCGACTTCCCCCAGCCCTACGGCACCAGCGGGTGGATGGAAAACGACAAATACGTATACATCAACGACCGATACGATATCTGGCAGGTAGACCCTTCCGGCAAAGAACCCGCTGTAATGATCACGCAAGGCCTTGGCAGGGCGAACAAAACTGTGCTGCGCAACGTGAAACTCAATCCCGACGAGCGCTTTTACGCACCGAAACAAACCCTCCTGCTCGAAAGCCAGAGCGACGTCACCAAGTTCGGCGGCTTCTGGACAGTGAGACTACTCGATAAAGGCGCGCCGAAACAAGTGGTGAGCGGCCCGTATGCCTACATTGCCCCCGTAAAAGCGAAAAACGCGAGCATGATCCTTTACCAGCGCACTACGTACCAGGAGTCTCCCGATATTTTCGCCGGTGAGGAATTATCGACCGCCAAACGCATCAGCCACCTCAATCCCCAGCAGAAAGAATACAACTGGGGCACGGCGGAACTGTTCAAATGGACGACGTTCAACGGCCAGGAAACCGAGGGTATCCTGTACAAGCCCGAGGACTTCGACCCCGCAAAAAAGTACCCGGTGCTGATTTACTTCTACGAAAAACTGACCGACGGTTTATATGGCTATCAGCCGCCCGCGCCCACACCTTCGCGCCTGAATATTACGTTCTTCGTGAGCCGCGGATATGTGGTGTTGGCGCCGGATATCCGTTATGAAAACGGGCGCCCCGGCAAAAGCGCGTACGATTACATCGTCAGCGGCGCCGAGGCGCTGGCGAAAAACACTTGGATCGACCGGTCGAACATGGCCATCCAGGGACAGAGCTGGGGAGGTTACCAGGTATGCTACCTGGTCACGGCAACTCCCTTGTTCAAGGCAGCCTGGGCGGGTGCGCCGGTGGCCAACATGACGAGTGCTTACGGTGGCATCCGCTGGGAAAGCGGGATGAACCGCCAGTTCCAGTATGAGCACACACAGAGCCGCATCGGGGCCACGTTGTGGGAGAAGCCGGAACTGTACATCGAGAATTCGCCGTTGTTCCATTTGCCGAAAGTGACTACCCCCTGGTAA
- a CDS encoding DUF6597 domain-containing transcriptional factor, giving the protein MNTYILSPKDSLHPFVQRYIVLENVQSTAEIFKQKLFAAGKQYLVFIRQGGLAFKPADHAAFDLPKAAVTGPFTCALNARVTGPLSMVVVQLNAYASHRLMGISMESVTNYFRDLSRIKGNWAEVSASIRNAADIHTIHHILDQALESLIPHQQSSLKQVDEMVDYLIEQKGNVAMIDLALRFKTSRHTLERQFMEVTGLTPQLYNRILRRQRFA; this is encoded by the coding sequence ATGAACACCTATATCCTTAGTCCGAAAGACAGCCTCCATCCCTTTGTACAGCGCTATATTGTGCTGGAAAACGTGCAATCCACGGCGGAGATTTTCAAACAAAAACTTTTTGCGGCCGGCAAACAGTACCTGGTGTTTATCCGCCAGGGCGGACTTGCCTTCAAACCTGCGGACCACGCGGCGTTTGACCTGCCGAAAGCGGCAGTGACAGGGCCTTTTACCTGTGCGCTGAACGCGCGGGTGACCGGGCCGCTCAGCATGGTGGTCGTACAGCTGAACGCTTATGCCAGCCATCGCCTGATGGGCATCAGCATGGAATCGGTAACGAATTATTTCCGTGACCTGAGCCGTATCAAAGGCAACTGGGCGGAAGTGAGCGCATCGATCCGGAATGCGGCAGACATCCATACAATTCATCATATCCTAGACCAGGCGCTGGAAAGCCTGATCCCGCACCAGCAATCGTCCCTGAAACAGGTGGATGAAATGGTGGATTACCTAATCGAACAAAAAGGGAACGTGGCCATGATCGACCTCGCCCTTCGTTTCAAAACCAGCCGACATACACTCGAGCGCCAGTTCATGGAAGTGACCGGCCTCACCCCTCAATTGTACAACCGCATTCTGCGCAGACAACGGTTTGCGTAA
- a CDS encoding GNAT family N-acetyltransferase, with product MQQPLEATKGNYRITTDKQALQLPVIHRYLSVDSYWAQDIPASLVATSIEHSLCFGMFHAGEQVGFARVVTDYATFGYLADVFVLAEHRGQGLSKWLMEVILSHPGLQQLRRMLLMTQDAQGLYEQYGFTVWEYPERCMSKRIGASYSEMKNQKA from the coding sequence ATGCAACAGCCATTGGAAGCCACGAAAGGAAACTACCGCATTACTACCGACAAGCAGGCGCTGCAACTGCCCGTTATCCACCGCTACCTCAGCGTAGACAGTTACTGGGCGCAGGATATTCCTGCTTCACTGGTGGCAACGTCCATCGAGCATTCGTTGTGCTTTGGCATGTTCCATGCGGGGGAACAGGTTGGGTTTGCCCGCGTGGTGACCGATTACGCGACGTTCGGTTACCTGGCAGACGTGTTTGTGCTGGCGGAACACCGCGGGCAGGGGCTTTCGAAGTGGTTGATGGAGGTAATCCTCTCCCACCCCGGGCTGCAGCAACTGCGCCGCATGCTGCTCATGACGCAGGACGCGCAGGGATTGTATGAACAATACGGCTTTACGGTGTGGGAATACCCGGAAAGGTGCATGAGCAAAAGGATTGGAGCATCCTATTCCGAGATGAAAAACCAAAAGGCATGA
- a CDS encoding DUF4230 domain-containing protein, translated as MKKILTWAVIILFIIGIFMLGRCTGNRGSSISEKAVNNVLLIREIAELASLEVQGTATFKQSNISNSGEWSDNLKRVFAENTAWVSVPYIAKYGVDTDSTNFHLTVKDTTVFIKLPQPKLLSFELRMNRMETSSRKGWFTFSDDETYTEVQKKLYDTERSQMEENVMNQKQCMNKIIAILRNYYTPLGYEVKVEFTGNDTSLQGPGLE; from the coding sequence ATGAAAAAGATCCTGACCTGGGCTGTCATTATACTCTTTATCATCGGCATTTTCATGCTGGGGCGTTGTACGGGCAACCGCGGCAGTTCCATCAGCGAAAAGGCCGTCAACAATGTACTGCTGATCCGTGAGATCGCGGAGCTTGCCAGCCTGGAAGTACAGGGCACGGCCACTTTCAAGCAAAGCAACATCAGCAACAGCGGGGAATGGAGCGATAACCTCAAGCGGGTATTTGCTGAAAATACGGCCTGGGTATCGGTGCCGTATATCGCCAAATACGGCGTGGATACGGACAGTACCAATTTCCATCTCACCGTGAAAGATACGACCGTATTCATAAAGCTGCCGCAACCGAAACTGCTGAGCTTCGAATTGCGGATGAACCGGATGGAAACTTCGTCCCGCAAAGGCTGGTTCACGTTTTCGGACGATGAAACCTACACCGAAGTGCAGAAAAAACTCTATGATACCGAACGCTCACAGATGGAGGAAAATGTGATGAACCAGAAGCAGTGCATGAACAAGATCATCGCCATTTTGCGCAACTATTACACGCCTTTGGGATACGAAGTGAAAGTGGAATTCACGGGAAACGACACTTCTTTACAGGGACCGGGACTGGAATAG
- a CDS encoding prolyl oligopeptidase family serine peptidase, with product MHNDADGAVPWYQGIEMFTGLRRLGKPTWMLNYNGDAHNLMQRQNRKDIQIRQQQFFDHYLKGAPAPKWLVKGVPATDKGRDWGFDIAE from the coding sequence ATGCATAATGATGCAGATGGTGCAGTGCCCTGGTACCAGGGGATTGAGATGTTCACGGGGCTCCGCCGCCTGGGGAAACCCACCTGGATGCTCAATTACAATGGCGACGCGCATAACCTCATGCAGCGCCAGAACCGAAAAGACATCCAGATCCGCCAGCAGCAGTTCTTCGACCATTACCTGAAAGGCGCCCCAGCTCCTAAATGGCTGGTGAAGGGCGTTCCGGCTACGGATAAAGGCCGCGACTGGGGCTTCGACATCGCTGAATAA
- a CDS encoding polyprenol monophosphomannose synthase, with protein sequence MEKLVIIPTYNEKDNIARMIETVFSLQQGFHILIVDDGSPDGTGAIVKGMQPQYPDHLFIEERSGKQGLGTAYIHGFRWALARTYQYIFEMDADFSHNPKDLIRLYDACANGGADVSVGSRYVPGGKTENWPWDRAVLSYGASVYVRCITWMPVRDATAGFVCYTRKVLETIDLSDIRFVGYAFQIEMKFTAWKLGFRIAEVPITFIDRKEGYSKMSKGIVKEGIFGVLKIQWHSLFGKKRR encoded by the coding sequence TTGGAAAAATTAGTTATCATACCCACTTACAACGAAAAAGACAATATCGCGCGCATGATCGAGACGGTCTTTTCGTTGCAACAGGGGTTCCATATCTTAATTGTGGACGACGGCTCGCCGGATGGCACGGGCGCGATCGTGAAAGGCATGCAGCCGCAATATCCGGATCACTTATTTATCGAGGAAAGAAGCGGCAAGCAAGGGCTTGGCACCGCCTATATCCACGGTTTCCGCTGGGCGCTGGCCCGTACCTACCAATACATCTTCGAGATGGACGCCGATTTCTCGCATAACCCGAAGGATCTTATCCGCTTGTATGACGCCTGCGCCAACGGCGGGGCCGATGTGTCGGTGGGGTCGCGGTATGTGCCGGGCGGCAAAACGGAGAACTGGCCCTGGGACAGGGCAGTGCTCTCCTACGGCGCTTCCGTGTACGTGCGCTGCATCACCTGGATGCCCGTGAGGGATGCTACGGCAGGATTCGTTTGCTACACCCGCAAGGTGCTGGAAACCATTGATCTTTCCGACATCCGGTTCGTGGGTTACGCTTTCCAGATCGAGATGAAATTTACCGCCTGGAAGCTCGGTTTCCGGATCGCGGAAGTTCCCATTACATTTATAGATCGTAAAGAAGGCTATTCGAAGATGAGCAAGGGCATTGTGAAAGAAGGGATCTTCGGGGTGCTGAAGATCCAATGGCATAGCCTCTTCGGGAAAAAGCGCCGCTAA